The Plectropomus leopardus isolate mb unplaced genomic scaffold, YSFRI_Pleo_2.0 unplaced_scaffold11117, whole genome shotgun sequence genome segment TCCTTGGTCACCAAGCTGGAGTCAACtagtttatttttgcaaaatgatcttttttttctttagctgaaaaataaaatgacaagtaTCCACCAgacttgtttttgattttttcattggcactaaaaaatcacaaatagcAGCTTTCATTTGAGAATATCAGTCTACTGGTCACATGAATAACAGCaaaaagtttttgaaacatttggaCAACTTGTATAAACTTTGACTGATACACGTGGATTCCTCAAATCTCTGGAGTTTTAAGTGTAATCTCCTAAGTTTATGTATATAAAGCCGCAGTGAGCACGGGGAGAGGAACTGATGAAACCAGATGGAAGTAATGATGGATGGATAGGAAAGTTGGgtgtgtaaaagaaaaacaaataaatcagatggacagatggaagATATGCAGCGAACAGACCTTTCGGACTACTTGGATGAAATCCTTGGCGCTCTGCGGGCCGCGGCCCTGCAGCTGGCGTGTGCAGGCCTCTAAGGAAGAAGCGTGGGCTACAATCAGCACGTTGTTTCCTACGGAGAGAGTGGAAGTCCAGGCAGGATGCAACATCAGCAGTGGACAAACACATGAGCATGTGaaacaataaagtaaaagttcacCAAAACAGACCTCCAGACGCTCCAGGAGCTCTGCTGAGGGTCTCTTACCAGTGTTTTTGCAGTCTGACAGGATATCTTTGGTCACTTGGTAGCTCCGGCTCATGTAGTTCTCGTACGGTTCAGACACAGAGAGCTTGCTGATTGGGATCAGAGGTCTATATGAAGACAAACAGCAAGTATTAGAAAACAAATGGAAACTTATAAAAACTGTTGCAGTTGTTTTTATGAAACTCGGCAGAGAGGTTCGGTTCTGTTGGATGCCATGAGTGGAAGCATTTGTTAGAAGTGTACTGTGATTTGTTGtcttcagttaaaaaatatcaaatttactGCACTTATCAAACACTCCAGCAAAACCTGTCGACAGGTACTTCAGCGCTGGAGAGGACGCCTCTGCAGGGCAGGCAGAGTCGACAATCACCACTGCAAAAAACTGGGATGCTACAAATGCAAAGCACCAAACGCTCAAAACAGAGTTGAGTTATGCccaaaaacatgtgtttttgaGGTCACGTTGACCTTTGACGAcagaatctaatcagttcattgttaagtccaagttgacatttctgtcaaatttaaggGAATTAACTCAACGCCCTCTTAAGGTATTGCGTTCGTAAAATTGTGTACAACGTAAGGTTATAATGACCTtaacttttgaccaccaaaatccaatcagttcatccttgagtcaaacTGGACGTTTGTGCTGAATTGAATaatttccc includes the following:
- the LOC121963393 gene encoding ubiquitin-associated and SH3 domain-containing protein B-like; this encodes EALLESNTVIDFVYCSPSLRCVQTAQNILKGLQQDGKLKVRVEPGLFEWTKWVSGSSLPAWIPPTDLAAAHFSVDTTYRPLIPISKLSVSEPYENYMSRSYQVTKDILSDCKNTGNNVLIVAHASSLEACTRQLQGRGPQSAKDFIQVVRKVCSLHIFHLSI